The DNA region TCTCAAGGACCCACCTTTGTGAAGATTAATTTCAGCAAAAGAGCTGAGCAAAGAGTGGAGTGGAAAGTGACAAGGATCAGCAGAGAACAACGGCAGAGTACAGAGAAGAAGCAGAGCAGATTTTCAATCCGACTAGCtagagatcaaacctcgatcgggacgtcaaacgaactctGACCGGGATGAATTTTTGGCAACAGCTTCATGACGTGTGGAGCTACGTTCCGAatggtcagaatttctattcgaacTCTGTAGGTATtatttcagctgattttgtaaTCTACCGgttgtgggtgacgaattttgattttttgatGATCTAAGAGAATCTGTCTCTtaagtttggtgatccaaggatTTGCCCTTGATGAAAAACATTGTGTAATCTTTATTGATAGTGGATCATTGATTCGAAGTCGATCCTGTGATTTTTTCCCACATCGAGATTTTCCACATAGAAATTCTCGGtatgtttttcttctttattgcTTATTGGTTAATTTGATTGGTTCCCGTCAGGAAGACTAATCGCTGTGTTGTTGTTTGGCCAAACAAGCCCTTCCCAACATTGAAAAGGTACTGTGCCACTTCCCTTCGCCAGCCTATTTCCTTGTACATCATAATTTgctaaaataaaagatatagCAGATGACTCTCACAGACATGGTCTCTGCTTAGATTCCACGTTTATGACATTATGTCAACAGCAAATTTTTGGCACTCCGGAAAACCGGAGGATGAAAATCCTTTCTAGTGATAAATATGTTTCTCATTAGTAAAGCATTAGGGAGTCGTCACGGCGTCGCTCCCCGTAAGGCTGTAACATGTTTCCGGGCGACATTGTTATAGGGTATGCTAAGCAAGAGGGCATTCCTACCGATGTCCTACCATGTAAAAAACGTACAGATGTAAACTTCTCTCGTGTTTCTACCTTATGTCGACGGAACGAGGAATCCTTCTCAGGTTTACCTTCAAACAAACAGTTGCATTTCTGAACCTCGTAATCGTTCCGGTTCCAGTTTGTATTCGTGTTGCTAGACCGGGCTTTGATTCGATGATCTCGAAACCGGTCTGCCGACCAACAGTAGAATCTTGACAACGACAGCAAACACTCATAAAGCATATGGGGGCCTCTTTTTTGCCACTATCACCATTCAACTCTATTGTCCTCTTCAGCgagcagagcagagcagagcagagcagagcatAGTGAATATTCCTAGCAAAAAGGGCCTACTTTATGATGACTTAGGTTAGGACTGCTGGGAACTATTATCCGTCCCTTCTCGGACGATCACTTGAATTCTATGGGCCGGTAGATCAACACCAAGAAATGGGATGTAGTGTCGATTTGACGGCTCAAAGGTCCCGCAACGATAATGATATATTCCGGACTATCCCTATGAATCCTCGTGAAATCGTGATTCTAAATCATTGTCACTTTAGTATATCTGAAAATTTATGCCAACGAAATCATTATCTGGTAGACCGAGTGCAGGAAACTATAAAATGGCATTCTTCTCCATATTCATCATTGTTTCGACTTATTGGGATCTCCccaaaaagttaaaataattagATCTTTGAAAAAGAGTGCGTATCGCATTTGTTATATGCTCTCGTCTgctaattaaaatttcaagttcgtggtgaaactTGTAccttttatattaataattttatttcatttcacTAAATTGATGAGTTTTTTTATAATccaaaacgaaaaaaaaaagtatagttatatataaatatttgaagAGATGGAAAAATTGGCGGCTCGAAtttcataatataaaataactaataattTCAAGGTGTGCATCGATAAAGAGATTCTACCAAATCTACGAGGTGCGTTACTTGAGACCCAAATCATCGTCAAAAATTAACCTCTCTTGTTTAGTGCATAGTGGGTATAAAACGTCCCGATCTAATGGTGAATGCCAACTAAGGTACTGCAACGTAACATcaaagtattattattattattgttgttgttgttatttaTTCTTCTTGGCTGGAGAAAACGTTTCGGGAGATGTAAAGTCAACAGTTCTCTTCACTTTGGAACTTGAAGTGCATTGAAAGGGAGAAGAAGCAGGCAACTGATCTCTATCACTTTGTTTGCATATAATGTTAGCGTATGAACCTTTTCGACAATTGTCACCCTTCATTATCGCAACTGTTAATTCAGCATGTCCATATTCGTTCCGTCTTGTACTACACGGATAAATTACTAAATGGATCGACGATACCTGCAGGGCACGGTGATGAAAGAAAATGTTGCCAAAGTTTTACGAACTTGATATGTAACAAACCTGTCTAGAGTACGGAATCGATTAGATTAAAGCTCTTGGTATCAATCGATTACCTAGTTGAAGTTGGTCTTTTTGGTTCCCTAGCGCCGAAGCAacagaagaacaagagaaggaaTCCATGTTGATGCATGGCAAGGAGGACAAAACCGTGGGATATTCCATTGCAATCAGCTAAGATTCCCTCAGAtgcattaatatttttttttcttttgtatgattaaaacaaagaaaaaataaacaaaatcaGGGTAAAAAGGGAAATGACTACCagctaaaaataaaatttggaaGTGACTTTCGTTGTCCAACTTTaaaatgatgcaaaattaagaaaaatggtGTAACACGAGTCACAAACGCTCTTATCTAGTAATTTGAAGGTCAGTTCCAGATTCAATTATTGTAGTGAAGTTACTCGTGGTATTAGACTAATGAATCTCACTTGTgatccaaaaaatatatgcaagGTTTGGTCATACGACTTAGTCGAATTTTGCACTCATCGAAGAGAAAATATGTATTAGTTCAGTTatacaaggagttcatttagaGAAAATaagggaagaaaataaaaaaaaatatcgaaTTCTTTATCGGGAAAACTTTTGAATTGATATGGTGGCAGATTTTCAGTTTCCGAGTCATCCTCAACCCTATTGTTTTCTTTGATGTCCTCGTGGTGGTCGACAACAAAGTGACCAAATTGGACCATTGCCAATCATATGAATCATGGAATTCAACAAAACgacagaaaaaaaaggggggaaaatccagaaaataagaaacctcagcaatcaaagagaaggaaagaaaggaGCACAACAAAATTTGtgtataatatttaatattatattttacaaTTGAAAAAGAGATGGATTGTCTAATTACTCTACTAATTAAACTAAAAACACTGACGAACCTAATTAACACATCAAAGACCTTTCAAGCTCTTCttcctcatcctcatcatttttttttcttgctggATTCCTCATCCACCATTTATTTCGCTTTATTTGTAAATTCATGTATATACCGTTTTGCCCATTTATACAAAAATTCccgtaattaaaaaaaaaattaagtagaaAAAGAAGGGCCCTGCAAAGACCTTGGTATTGTGCGCTGCGGCTGCCAACCAAAACTCACCGTTAAAGGCTCTTCTCCTTCACCGTTGCCTTCTTCTCCCCCTCAGCCTCCCcgcttggagaagaagaagacgatgaTGCTGGTGGTGATGATGATTTCTTGTGCATCTTTAAGTAGAACTTCAAGAAGAGGAGTAAGATCGCGCCGTTGAGGACGGAGTTGATTCCCCAGGCGCCGATGCCGTTGCAGCCTCCCTTGATGAGCTGGAGTAGGAGGAATCCAACGTGGCACGCCAGGTTGCACCAGAGCAGGACGATCTGGCAGTTCACGACGAACGGGAAGCACGCGCTCGGCAGCCCGATTGCCGTCCAGAACCTGTACCCGTACACCACCGAGTAGACCAACGTTGTGCACAGTATCGCCAGCACCTGTAACCCGAAAAACCGGGAGGCATTAGTACGCAATTCGGGTCCGAGGATTATTCATGTGATATTAAAGGATCCCTCAGTCCTGAGACAATGATCAAATGCACAAAACATCGGTACAGGCTAGGCCCGATGTGTTCCACCGTCGTAGGTTGGGAGGGACAAAGTgctataaattaaattacatgTGCTCAATCGCAACTTAAGTCGAGGTTCGAATCTCACTGGAATTAGTATCACTTGCAGACTATTCGTGTtctcattgaaaaaaaaacatgtaaaTGACGTTCGAATTAAATTTAAGGATATTTTGTCATTAgaaatttcaaaacaaaaaaaaaagaattgcgAAATAATTTGTGAATATCTGGACTGAGTTGTTGTGTCGTGAGGGCTAATCAACCTGGAATGATTGGGAGAACTCGAGCCAGAGGAAGGACATGAAGGTGAGGATGGAGTTGTTGAAGAGCTGGGCGAAGGAGAGCTTCCGGCGGCGGAGGATGGTGAAGAAAGTGCGGATCATGTGGAAGAACCGGGAGAGGTAGAACATGTACGACCAGAAGAAGACGCGGCCGGAGGGCCGGGTCCCGAGGGGGAAGCAGAGGAGCCACTGGAAGGGCGAGGTCGCGAGCCTCGACCGCCGCCACAGCCACCGCGTGTCCCGGATCTCGGCTGCCGACGAGAGCAGGATCCCGGCGAACGTTGTGGCGGAGAGGAGGGCCATCACGAGGCTGTGCACGGCGGGGACGGGGCCTAGGGGGACGGGCCGGTCACGGCGGCGGAGGACGAGAAGGAGGGCGCAGTGTAGGAAGAGGGACAGGGCGAGGTAGGCGGCGATGGAGTAGAAGAGGAAGGACCACGTGGAGCCCCATGATTGGGTGTGGCTCCACCGGAAGCTGACGATCGAGGGGTGCTCCGACAGGTAGTAGGTCACTGCTTGGGTCAGGATCATCGATTCGGCCCTTCAGATTGTGGCATTCATCAATTCGGGTCGTGATAtcgtcgtcttcttcttctttccgcGTTGCGTTTCTTCTTCGGTCGTCAAAAATGGAGGatttttagagagagaaagtctCGTCttgttagagagagagagagagagagatggcgGAGGAGGGGTTATATGGCAGTGCGGACAGATCAATGAAACGACTGGTGGACATGAAGTTTTGGAAAATTGGTTGTATCGTGACGTGGCATCACCTCATTGGTCGAGTGTGCTAAAGGGTGTTGAGAGGTTTTTGTCGGTTTGCcgcaataataatttttcaatgcAAATACCGCAGAAACTAACTTTAAAATCTAACGACTGTTGGCCGTTTGGTTTcgagtgtgattttaaaatttaattttaatttaattttatcaataataaaactaaataatttatacaagTTAAATGATGAatcttatttatattatttttttataataaaataaaataattcatacaaaatcaaatgatGAGCTCCATATATAACTATTTATACCgcttattttcaaaattaaaatctaattttaaaatattattttgaatccaaacgcagCATAATCGATCAAACCCCGCGCATGTTATTAAGTTCTTTCTTTAACAAAATAACTATTATAAATTCTTTCTTTAGGACCTCTACATAAatgaattttatgttattccatatattttatgcatgcaatATGTTATCTTGATATGTTGAGTAATTTTAATACTCAACTCTCTGTCAAAATATATGGATTCTTACTTATTCGGAAAATCCttaaatgaatatatttattttattcatatgCAACAATAAAGTAACTATGAATAATATACCAAATTTCATGTATTATTGCGATACTCCTATTacctaaataataaaattcaatatatcaTAAATATAATCATGAATTTATCATCTAAGActttactttatttatttatttaataagacATTTGATGAGTTCAAGTCTTTTCGGCTTCTAGAATCGAAATGGCAATGCGATACACAGCAAGTGTCACGTTCTTGTTAGTGGTGATTCAGAAAGTCTTGCAATCAAAGGCATGCTTCGACTAAGTGGCGCATTCTTATGCGTTGGTTTAGGATTTACTATatggatatagatatagataataGGGACTCTCGCAGTTACGCGGTGTAAAAGTAGTGCATATTCTTTAACAATAAATATTGAGGAGGCTCGAGTTGGGACCATGGGGGAAGAAGCGAAGAGAGCTGAGGGTGCCGCACAATTGTACGTATTCAATAAATCAAGGATGTTGATTGCACGTACGTCTTCATGTTATCGTTGCCAATTGATTCTAGACAAAATGGACAAAATGGTCCCTGAAATATGCACCTCGGGACAAGTTCATCCCGGAAATTTAATCAGTGGACAAATTCGTCCGGACGTTGCAAACTTTTGGACGAATTGGTCCTTTCGTTCGAAAAAATGCAGGTCCCTGACGGAACCTTAGACGCCGTGATGAACTCCGTTTGCCCCCTACAAAGCGAAAAATTTCGTCTTCAGATCTGGATTGTTCTGCAACTCTAGCAAGATCTGGTCAGCTGCCGTTCTCTGGAAGATCAATACAAGCAGCAGATAAAGCATTCAACTGACTCGACAGTGCAGGGGAGGGGGGTTGGGGGTTGGGGGTTGACAGCAACTCACGGCAAATTCGACCGTGAAAGAGTAATCCGTCAGGGACCTCACCTGTTTTCGAACGGAAGGACCAAATCGTCCAAACTTTTGCAACGTCCGGACCAATTCGTCCAAACTTTTGCAACGTCCGGATGAATTTGTCCACTGATTAAATTTCCGGGATGAACTTGTCCCGAGGTGCATATTTCAGGGACCATTTTGTCCATTTTGTCATTGATTCTATAGTCATTAATTATTCGGTGGTATAATGCGATAAACCATTATGGCTATCGTAATTATTACATACCGAATCCTAGAATGGGACCTACATATAGCCTCATGACCAACACCCAACATGACATATGTGCACTAGCTCTATCCTAGAATCTTTTAAATGTGCTTAGCACAACAATAACCGGACAATCATCTTTTCTTTATCCTCTAAATTGTATTATCATGGTacatccctctctctctctctctccctctcctctccctctctctctctctctatatatatatatgaatgaacGCGGAACTGATCAAGCGGGATCGGCCTAATGACTTAAGAGTGCTAATACAACCATCTTGAATCTTTTAATATCttttatatctataaaattttaaaaatattattataaatcacaaattttaaaatttgcaatttcaattaaatattttgaattttatcaAGTTTTTAACTGATAGCCTCTTAAGGAATCGAGttgtttaattttcaaataaatatttttagtcaGATTTGATATCGATATTAtcttttcttgatttcttaatTCTTTATAACATCATTTAGTAATCTCAAATATTgagtttttaaattattttaataatattttttttattaatgaatcacaatttttttagttttaacttttcaaataaatattttccgATAAAATGTGTTTTTTGCATAGCATGTTTAcaatttttgatttttttcacatttatatGTACATTAATATTTAAggtttatcattttttaaaatgataacatcagaaattattgattttcttcaatttttttcaaatatatcttTTCTAATAAGATGCAGCATAATATGTAACGTATATCCTTTTGcgtatttttaatttttcaagtaaaaaaattctaattagATATATGGTTATTTGGGTGACTCCTGAACTAATTCAAaacatattataaataaaatcgCTGATAGATTGTGATCAATCCAACTATTAAAAATGATACTTTTATTAGAGAAACTACtaaaatttatcataataAACACTGTTTTATTTTACAGACAAAAGCGGAGAAAAGAATTGAATTAAGGATGATACTTATtgggttaaaaaaaatcttatcaTTCTTTTAATTCTAGCATTAATCATTGTCC from Punica granatum isolate Tunisia-2019 chromosome 3, ASM765513v2, whole genome shotgun sequence includes:
- the LOC116201774 gene encoding elongation of fatty acids protein 3-like gives rise to the protein MILTQAVTYYLSEHPSIVSFRWSHTQSWGSTWSFLFYSIAAYLALSLFLHCALLLVLRRRDRPVPLGPVPAVHSLVMALLSATTFAGILLSSAAEIRDTRWLWRRSRLATSPFQWLLCFPLGTRPSGRVFFWSYMFYLSRFFHMIRTFFTILRRRKLSFAQLFNNSILTFMSFLWLEFSQSFQVLAILCTTLVYSVVYGYRFWTAIGLPSACFPFVVNCQIVLLWCNLACHVGFLLLQLIKGGCNGIGAWGINSVLNGAILLLFLKFYLKMHKKSSSPPASSSSSSPSGEAEGEKKATVKEKSL